A window from Chryseobacterium vaccae encodes these proteins:
- a CDS encoding VOC family protein — protein sequence MIKGLYETHIQVSNLENAIQFYTEVLGLKLAHRDETRPIAFLWIGEGKEFMLGLWEQKENLQTRHFAFSSSIEDILNYSVEFLKNKDLKPYNFLKDGIDKPMVFAWMPALAIYFNDPDGNQLEFISILEGEGRPELGVISYDEWLTLRN from the coding sequence ATGATCAAAGGATTATATGAAACTCATATTCAGGTAAGCAACTTGGAGAATGCTATACAGTTTTACACTGAAGTATTGGGATTGAAGCTGGCTCACAGGGACGAAACACGTCCTATTGCATTTTTATGGATCGGAGAAGGAAAAGAATTTATGCTAGGGTTGTGGGAACAGAAAGAGAATCTTCAGACGCGGCATTTTGCTTTTTCCAGCAGCATAGAAGATATTTTGAATTATTCGGTAGAATTTTTAAAAAATAAAGATCTCAAGCCTTATAATTTTCTGAAAGACGGAATTGATAAGCCTATGGTTTTTGCATGGATGCCGGCTCTGGCTATTTACTTCAATGATCCTGATGGAAATCAGCTTGAATTTATTTCTATACTGGAAGGGGAAGGAAGACCTGAGCTGGGCGTAATTTCTTATGATGAATGGTTAACACTGAGAAATTAA
- a CDS encoding TROVE domain-containing protein encodes MKFNFFKKENGTVMNHEGAKAYSMTPAEELYSAVVTTGLSNTAYEKGNERLARIQSLIRKNDPEFVAKLAVYTRKNMYLRSVPLVLTAELAKQTSGTDLVSRTVDGVIQRADEITELLAYYQIANERTDLKKLNKLSKQIQKGLVKSFNKFDEYQFAKYNRKADVTLKDALFLVHPKAKDENQQAIFNKIVSDTLAVPYTWEVELSVLGQTKFADEAEKKSAFRNKWEELIFSNKLGYMATLRNLRNILEADVSAEAMEKICRYLSDEKAVKNSKQLPFRFLAAYRELKNTKSKYSSSVLEALENAVAVSAENIKGFGFDTSVVIAADVSGSMQTPVSPKSKVLLYDIGLLMSLILQSQCKNVITGMFGDIWKRIPVPKNGILRNVDEFYKRAGEVGYSTNGYLVIEDLINTREVADKVMLFTDTQLWNSNGTRYSFESLWNRYKEIAPDAKLYIFDLGGYGIQPLDVRKNDVYLIAGWSDKVFDILNALEDKKSAIQMIQKVVL; translated from the coding sequence ATGAAATTTAATTTTTTTAAAAAAGAAAACGGAACAGTAATGAACCATGAAGGGGCAAAAGCTTATTCCATGACCCCTGCCGAAGAATTATACAGTGCTGTTGTTACAACAGGACTATCAAATACAGCTTATGAGAAGGGGAATGAAAGACTAGCCAGAATTCAGTCACTGATCAGGAAGAATGATCCCGAATTTGTAGCAAAACTGGCTGTTTATACAAGAAAAAATATGTACTTGCGTTCAGTTCCTCTGGTTTTGACGGCAGAACTGGCAAAACAAACCTCCGGTACAGACCTTGTAAGCAGAACCGTAGACGGAGTTATTCAGAGAGCCGATGAAATTACCGAATTACTAGCTTATTATCAGATAGCGAATGAGAGGACGGATCTTAAAAAACTGAACAAACTTTCAAAGCAGATTCAGAAAGGGCTTGTAAAATCCTTCAATAAATTTGATGAGTATCAGTTTGCTAAATATAACCGGAAAGCAGACGTAACTTTAAAAGATGCCTTGTTTTTGGTTCATCCGAAAGCAAAAGATGAAAACCAGCAGGCGATTTTTAATAAAATTGTGAGTGATACATTAGCCGTTCCTTATACCTGGGAAGTTGAACTTTCCGTATTAGGACAGACCAAATTTGCCGATGAAGCGGAAAAGAAATCAGCATTCAGAAACAAATGGGAGGAACTTATTTTCAGCAATAAACTGGGCTATATGGCTACTTTGCGAAATCTGAGAAATATTTTAGAAGCTGACGTCTCAGCAGAGGCCATGGAAAAAATATGTCGTTATCTTTCCGATGAAAAAGCCGTAAAAAACTCAAAACAGCTTCCATTCAGATTTTTGGCAGCTTATAGAGAATTAAAAAACACAAAGTCAAAATATTCGTCATCTGTTTTGGAAGCCCTGGAAAATGCAGTGGCAGTAAGTGCGGAAAACATCAAAGGTTTTGGCTTCGATACCTCTGTGGTCATTGCCGCAGACGTTTCCGGATCCATGCAGACTCCTGTTTCACCAAAAAGTAAAGTGCTGCTTTACGATATTGGCTTATTAATGTCCTTGATCCTGCAATCGCAGTGCAAGAATGTTATTACAGGAATGTTCGGAGACATCTGGAAAAGAATTCCGGTGCCTAAAAATGGTATCCTGAGAAACGTAGATGAATTTTATAAGCGTGCAGGAGAGGTCGGTTATTCCACCAACGGTTATCTGGTGATTGAAGACCTGATCAACACAAGAGAAGTAGCAGATAAAGTAATGCTGTTTACCGATACCCAGCTGTGGAACAGTAACGGAACCCGGTACTCCTTTGAAAGTTTATGGAACCGGTATAAAGAAATTGCTCCTGATGCCAAGCTGTATATTTTCGATCTGGGAGGTTACGGTATACAGCCGCTTGATGTCAGAAAAAATGATGTGTATCTGATCGCAGGTTGGTCTGATAAAGTTTTCGATATACTGAACGCTTTGGAAGACAAAAAATCCGCAATTCAGATGATTCAGAAAGTAGTGTTGTAA
- a CDS encoding phosphate ABC transporter substrate-binding protein, whose product MKKNKALRQTFGINEYGLIDFPGKISGVQVSRILYGDEMGCSRCFPHGFEVVNAKQRKFQRN is encoded by the coding sequence ATGAAAAAAAATAAAGCTTTAAGACAAACTTTTGGAATCAATGAATATGGATTGATTGATTTCCCCGGGAAAATTTCCGGTGTACAGGTTTCCAGAATTTTATATGGAGATGAAATGGGGTGCTCCCGCTGTTTTCCGCACGGCTTCGAAGTAGTCAACGCAAAGCAGCGTAAATTTCAAAGGAACTGA
- a CDS encoding helix-turn-helix domain-containing protein: MRPNYKKIYHDMLKLEHPEKLKDPKIRELLDKLHTTEDVLNFNEKIFEQSRESQKSNQRLKTYDKKTMFKLLQYQQKHGFSTSYMSRKYKISRTTITNWKKTFEEEIKQVLNAGE, from the coding sequence ATGCGTCCCAATTACAAGAAAATTTACCATGATATGCTAAAGCTGGAACATCCTGAAAAATTAAAGGATCCCAAGATCAGAGAACTTCTGGATAAGCTTCATACGACGGAAGATGTCCTGAACTTCAATGAAAAGATCTTTGAACAGTCCCGGGAGAGCCAAAAAAGCAACCAAAGACTAAAGACCTATGATAAAAAAACAATGTTTAAACTTTTGCAATATCAGCAGAAGCATGGTTTTTCTACCAGCTATATGTCCAGAAAATATAAAATAAGCAGAACAACAATCACCAACTGGAAAAAGACTTTCGAGGAAGAGATTAAGCAAGTATTAAATGCCGGAGAATAA
- a CDS encoding helix-turn-helix domain-containing protein: protein MLYKEIHIGKFIKEMVDENEVPMERICNFLNKDEEFIENVYSSNSIDTELLLRWSKLLEYDFFRLYSSHLILYAPPSAVNKNHKKSEKIPYFRKNIYTQEIKDFIMRRISSGEMTHSEAIKEYSIPKSTLHRWFQKSNDNTNG from the coding sequence ATGTTATACAAAGAAATTCATATCGGAAAATTTATTAAAGAGATGGTTGATGAAAATGAAGTACCGATGGAAAGGATATGCAATTTTCTCAATAAAGATGAAGAGTTCATCGAAAATGTATATTCCAGCAACTCAATAGATACAGAACTTCTTCTGCGATGGAGCAAGCTGCTTGAATATGATTTTTTCAGGCTTTACAGTTCGCACCTTATTTTATATGCCCCTCCTTCAGCAGTTAATAAAAATCATAAAAAGTCCGAAAAGATCCCTTATTTCAGAAAAAACATCTATACCCAAGAAATCAAAGACTTTATTATGAGAAGAATTTCTTCAGGAGAAATGACCCACAGCGAAGCAATCAAAGAATATTCTATTCCCAAGAGTACGCTTCACCGCTGGTTTCAGAAAAGTAATGACAATACTAACGGATAA
- a CDS encoding SulP family inorganic anion transporter, which translates to MKNTISLFDFSKKINYKNELLAGFTVAMTMIPESLSFAILAGLSPLTGLYAAFMMGLVTAVLGGRPGMVSGGAGATIVVLIALIKFHGVEYLFAAVALAGIFQMLVGIFKLGKFVRLIPQPVMYGFLNGLAVIIFMAQIEQFKIIDSSGAVSWLHGTSLYIMGGLTALTIAVVYFFPKITKAVPASLAAIMVVFAVVLGFGIQTKTVADIAHISGSLPAFHIPKLPFTWETLQIIFPYAMIMAGVGLIESLLTLSMVDEITNSKGNANKESVAQGLANITNGFFGGMGGCAMVAQTLVNLNAGSRARLSGIVASLMILLIILFGAPVIEKIPMAALVGVMMMVSISTFQWVSIRIVNKMPKSDIFVGITVALITIVLHNLALAVLIGVVISALVFAWDNAQRIRAKKYTDENGIKYYEIYGPLFFGSVTAFMDKFDPAGDPDEIVIDFKESRVVDMSAIDALDKLSKRYSQLNKRLYLRYLSEDCRKMLGNAEAVIEVNIQDDPTYKVMPEK; encoded by the coding sequence ATGAAAAATACCATAAGCTTATTCGATTTTTCGAAAAAAATAAATTATAAAAATGAATTGCTTGCAGGTTTTACTGTTGCAATGACCATGATTCCTGAATCACTTTCATTTGCTATATTGGCGGGGTTATCTCCTTTAACAGGCCTCTATGCTGCATTTATGATGGGACTTGTTACCGCAGTTTTGGGAGGCCGTCCGGGAATGGTATCCGGTGGGGCAGGAGCCACCATTGTTGTATTGATTGCTCTGATAAAATTTCATGGTGTAGAATATCTTTTTGCTGCAGTTGCTCTGGCCGGAATCTTTCAGATGCTGGTCGGTATTTTTAAATTAGGGAAATTTGTAAGATTGATCCCTCAACCTGTTATGTACGGCTTTCTCAACGGGCTGGCAGTAATTATTTTTATGGCTCAGATTGAGCAGTTTAAGATTATAGACAGCAGCGGTGCAGTCAGCTGGCTTCACGGAACATCTCTATATATTATGGGAGGCCTTACAGCACTTACCATCGCAGTGGTTTACTTCTTTCCGAAAATAACAAAAGCAGTTCCTGCCTCCCTGGCAGCTATTATGGTAGTATTTGCTGTTGTTTTGGGGTTCGGGATCCAGACAAAAACGGTGGCAGATATTGCTCATATCAGTGGAAGCCTTCCTGCATTTCATATTCCGAAGCTGCCTTTCACCTGGGAAACCCTGCAGATTATTTTTCCTTATGCGATGATAATGGCAGGTGTTGGCCTGATTGAATCTTTACTGACCCTGTCAATGGTAGATGAAATCACCAATTCAAAAGGAAATGCCAATAAGGAATCTGTTGCCCAGGGTCTTGCCAATATCACCAACGGATTTTTTGGAGGAATGGGCGGATGTGCCATGGTAGCACAAACCTTAGTGAATCTGAATGCCGGATCAAGAGCCAGATTATCAGGGATTGTAGCTTCATTGATGATCTTGCTGATTATTTTATTTGGTGCACCTGTTATTGAAAAAATTCCGATGGCCGCTTTGGTCGGAGTGATGATGATGGTTTCCATAAGCACTTTTCAGTGGGTTTCCATCAGGATTGTTAATAAAATGCCAAAATCAGATATATTTGTAGGAATTACAGTGGCTTTAATTACTATTGTTCTTCATAATCTTGCGCTGGCTGTGCTGATTGGAGTAGTTATTTCTGCTTTGGTTTTTGCCTGGGATAATGCCCAAAGAATCCGTGCAAAAAAATACACTGATGAAAACGGAATCAAATACTATGAAATATACGGACCTCTGTTCTTTGGCTCCGTAACTGCATTTATGGATAAATTTGATCCTGCCGGAGATCCGGATGAAATCGTTATAGATTTTAAAGAAAGTCGCGTTGTAGATATGAGCGCAATTGATGCTTTGGATAAACTGTCGAAACGATACAGTCAACTGAATAAAAGGCTTTACCTCCGCTACCTTAGTGAAGACTGCCGAAAAATGCTGGGAAATGCAGAAGCTGTAATTGAAGTGAATATTCAGGACGACCCTACCTATAAAGTGATGCCGGAAAAATAA
- the fusA gene encoding elongation factor G — translation MKYNTRNIGIIAHVDAGKTTLSERLLYYTGLIHKIGNVDDGNTTMDKDIQEKNRGITISSAAVSTQWKKEGNVFNINIIDTPGHIDFAVEVERSLRVLDSVVAVFCASSGVQPQTENVWFQAEKHGIPKICFINKMDRTGADFFAVLKEIETKLNAVPMALQIPIGAEDHFEGVIDLVKQKALYWTEETGETIVEKEIPDSYIPEAEEYRTKLMETLAEHDETFFEIFMESDREVSVEMIIACIQRICTSRAAVPVLCGSAFKNKGVQPLLDAIADYLPAPEHLPPIQGKDPGTGEVIEIQSKETASFSGLVFKVVIDKHMGRLAMLRIYSGTIQPGDSVVNARTGESFRISRILRMQSDKTLSMEEGKAGDIVALTGIKDAKTGDSLSAPERPVFLESITIPAPVIRVAIEPKTNSDEKSFGLVLAKIQEEDPSLVVERDGQTGETLLSGLGELHLEVTLEKIRLNHGIEVNQGKPKVSYREILTKGHTFREKFSKQNGGSGQFADITFEIGPRENNEAGLEFVSLIKGGAVPGEFIPSVEKGFREAMANGPLKGYPLESMSIRLLDGSFHPNDSAALDFEIAARDGFRNAAVKCFPKLMEPIMLIEIQSIEEYTGAIAADINRRRGIITSIDERSGRKIFTAEIPLASTFGYISDLRTLSSGRASISMQFSHYALVPDFIAETLMT, via the coding sequence ATGAAATACAATACACGAAATATAGGAATCATAGCCCATGTAGATGCAGGAAAAACCACTTTATCGGAAAGGCTTCTTTATTATACAGGACTTATTCATAAGATCGGAAATGTTGATGACGGCAATACCACCATGGATAAAGATATTCAGGAGAAAAACCGGGGAATTACCATCTCATCGGCAGCCGTTTCTACTCAATGGAAAAAAGAAGGAAATGTATTCAACATTAATATCATCGATACGCCGGGCCACATTGATTTTGCTGTGGAAGTAGAACGCTCTTTGAGGGTTCTGGACAGTGTTGTCGCTGTTTTCTGCGCTTCTTCAGGAGTACAGCCGCAGACTGAAAATGTATGGTTCCAGGCTGAGAAACATGGTATTCCGAAAATCTGTTTCATCAATAAAATGGACAGAACGGGAGCAGATTTCTTTGCTGTTTTAAAAGAAATTGAAACCAAACTGAATGCTGTTCCGATGGCACTACAGATTCCGATCGGTGCTGAAGACCATTTTGAAGGTGTGATTGATCTTGTAAAACAAAAAGCGCTTTACTGGACTGAAGAGACCGGGGAAACCATTGTGGAAAAGGAAATTCCTGACAGTTATATCCCGGAAGCAGAAGAATACAGAACAAAGCTGATGGAAACCCTCGCGGAACATGATGAAACATTCTTTGAAATCTTTATGGAATCTGACCGGGAGGTTTCTGTAGAAATGATTATTGCTTGTATACAGAGGATCTGTACGTCAAGAGCTGCTGTTCCCGTTTTATGTGGTTCTGCTTTTAAAAACAAGGGGGTTCAGCCGCTTCTGGATGCCATTGCAGATTATCTTCCTGCACCCGAACATCTGCCTCCAATTCAGGGGAAAGATCCCGGAACCGGGGAAGTCATTGAAATACAAAGTAAGGAAACAGCATCTTTCTCAGGCCTCGTTTTCAAAGTGGTGATTGATAAGCATATGGGAAGACTGGCCATGCTCCGCATCTATTCAGGAACGATACAGCCGGGCGACTCTGTAGTAAATGCAAGAACAGGGGAAAGTTTCAGGATTTCCAGAATTCTGAGGATGCAGTCGGATAAAACATTATCGATGGAGGAAGGAAAAGCCGGGGACATTGTCGCTTTAACGGGTATAAAAGATGCTAAAACCGGAGATTCCTTATCTGCACCTGAAAGACCTGTGTTTCTTGAGTCTATTACCATTCCGGCACCTGTGATAAGGGTTGCGATTGAACCTAAAACGAACAGTGATGAGAAATCTTTCGGTTTGGTTCTGGCTAAAATCCAGGAAGAAGATCCTTCTCTGGTTGTAGAAAGAGATGGGCAGACCGGAGAAACTCTGTTAAGCGGTCTGGGTGAACTTCATCTTGAAGTAACGCTGGAAAAAATTCGTTTGAATCACGGCATTGAAGTGAATCAGGGAAAACCAAAAGTTTCATACCGTGAGATCTTAACAAAAGGGCATACCTTCAGGGAAAAGTTTTCTAAGCAGAACGGAGGAAGCGGACAATTTGCAGATATTACGTTTGAAATTGGCCCCAGAGAAAATAATGAAGCCGGTCTGGAATTCGTCAGTCTGATCAAAGGCGGTGCTGTTCCCGGTGAATTTATTCCTTCTGTTGAAAAAGGTTTCAGAGAAGCCATGGCAAACGGTCCTTTGAAAGGTTATCCGCTGGAAAGTATGAGTATCAGACTTCTGGACGGATCTTTCCACCCTAATGATTCGGCTGCACTGGATTTTGAAATTGCTGCAAGAGACGGTTTCAGAAATGCAGCTGTGAAATGTTTTCCTAAACTTATGGAACCGATTATGCTGATAGAGATCCAGAGTATTGAGGAATACACGGGAGCTATAGCAGCGGATATTAACCGCAGAAGAGGAATCATTACTTCTATTGATGAACGTTCAGGAAGAAAGATTTTCACCGCGGAAATTCCATTGGCTTCAACATTCGGATATATTTCCGATCTGAGAACCTTATCCAGCGGAAGAGCTTCCATCAGTATGCAATTCTCCCACTATGCTCTAGTGCCGGATTTCATTGCTGAAACATTAATGACCTAA
- a CDS encoding HAD family hydrolase, whose translation MKTDIDIHNHCHFSFDLWLTLIKSHPEFKAKRVELFSSYFNIDKPIDEVAKSVKYYDDLCNTINEVTGGNIDTFEIYLLILSSMNVDVKQIDKENLEGFYLKSEELFLEYRPVVIFENVRSFFDEIKNQGKTINILSNTGFIKGTTMRKFLIGENLDQYIDFHIYSDEINCSKPNPLIFQEVKNKITDQELPLHRILHIGDNPIADYKGAKDFGFSAHLLKH comes from the coding sequence TTGAAAACAGATATCGATATTCATAACCACTGTCACTTTTCCTTTGACCTGTGGCTCACCTTAATCAAATCTCATCCTGAATTTAAAGCAAAAAGAGTTGAGCTGTTCTCCTCGTATTTTAATATTGATAAACCAATTGATGAAGTTGCGAAATCCGTAAAATATTATGATGATCTTTGTAATACCATCAATGAGGTGACCGGAGGGAATATAGATACTTTTGAAATCTATTTATTGATTTTAAGCTCAATGAATGTTGATGTAAAACAGATTGATAAAGAAAATCTGGAAGGATTCTATCTGAAAAGTGAAGAATTGTTTTTAGAATACAGACCCGTTGTTATTTTTGAAAATGTCCGCAGTTTTTTTGATGAAATTAAAAATCAGGGAAAGACCATCAATATTTTAAGCAATACAGGTTTTATTAAAGGAACAACGATGAGGAAATTTCTGATCGGTGAAAATCTGGATCAGTATATTGATTTCCATATCTATTCCGATGAAATTAACTGTTCCAAACCGAATCCGCTTATTTTTCAGGAAGTAAAGAATAAGATAACTGATCAGGAGCTGCCGCTTCACCGTATTCTGCATATCGGAGACAATCCCATTGCTGATTATAAAGGAGCGAAAGACTTTGGCTTCAGTGCACACTTACTTAAACACTAA
- a CDS encoding phosphoribosyltransferase family protein, producing the protein MNKRYSLHHIHSADEFTFSPAEYSYFKYGDKSYAEKFAKELFDGFIAGYEYLLDTDKEIVVLPSPYMAIPTASNFLCFYFKKYLDYFLFQKGKRSSILSKINRNHTYITDYGNLNFEDRKNLIANDTYYIDKDFLRGKLCIFIDDIKITGSHEYTVHKILNEYKVEADFMFLYYAELMNFDIDPKIENFFNYYAVKNVKHIAEVMLKPGFQFNTRIVKYILGLDSSNFDYLTSKVKKEQMDLLLELAISNNYHLIKEYENNINFLTQTELHYGY; encoded by the coding sequence ATGAACAAGAGATACAGCTTACACCACATTCATTCGGCGGATGAATTCACTTTTTCGCCCGCAGAATACAGCTATTTCAAATATGGCGATAAGTCGTATGCTGAAAAGTTTGCTAAAGAATTATTCGATGGCTTTATTGCCGGCTATGAGTACCTTTTAGATACCGATAAAGAGATCGTTGTGCTTCCCAGCCCGTATATGGCGATTCCTACGGCATCTAATTTTTTATGCTTTTATTTTAAAAAGTATCTGGATTATTTTCTTTTTCAGAAAGGGAAGAGATCTAGCATCCTGTCTAAAATCAACAGAAACCATACCTATATCACAGATTATGGGAATCTGAACTTTGAAGACCGTAAAAATCTGATCGCAAACGATACTTATTACATTGATAAAGATTTTTTAAGAGGAAAACTTTGTATTTTTATAGACGATATAAAAATTACGGGAAGCCACGAATATACGGTACACAAAATTCTGAACGAATACAAGGTAGAAGCAGATTTTATGTTTCTGTATTATGCAGAACTGATGAACTTTGATATTGATCCGAAAATTGAAAACTTCTTCAATTATTATGCAGTAAAAAATGTAAAACATATTGCAGAAGTAATGCTGAAACCGGGTTTTCAATTCAATACCAGAATTGTAAAATATATTTTAGGCCTGGATTCAAGTAATTTTGACTATCTTACGTCTAAAGTAAAGAAGGAGCAGATGGATCTTCTTCTGGAGCTGGCAATCAGCAATAATTATCATTTAATAAAAGAATACGAAAATAACATCAATTTTTTAACACAAACGGAATTACACTATGGCTATTAA
- a CDS encoding TerD family protein: protein MAINLQKGQRENINAPKFTVGLGWDINNTSTGTAFDLDASLFLLGEDRKLVSDNHFIFYNNLESPDKAVIHTGDNLTGEGTGDDEQIKIDLTKIDSAIKEITVVVTIHEAESRKQNFGQVRNSFIRIFNTDTNEEILKYELDEDFSIETAVEFGRIYNKNGEWKFEAVGAGQRDGLDKFVSIYQN from the coding sequence ATGGCTATTAACTTACAAAAAGGACAAAGAGAAAACATTAACGCACCTAAATTCACTGTAGGTTTAGGATGGGATATCAATAATACTTCTACAGGAACTGCATTTGACCTGGATGCTTCTTTATTCCTGTTGGGTGAAGACAGAAAGCTGGTTTCAGACAACCACTTTATTTTCTATAACAACCTTGAATCTCCGGATAAAGCGGTGATCCACACTGGAGATAACCTTACAGGAGAAGGAACGGGAGATGATGAGCAAATCAAAATAGATCTTACAAAAATAGATTCTGCGATCAAGGAAATCACTGTTGTAGTAACGATCCATGAAGCAGAATCCAGAAAACAGAACTTTGGACAGGTAAGAAATTCTTTCATCAGAATTTTCAATACAGATACGAATGAAGAGATCCTAAAATATGAATTAGATGAAGATTTCTCAATCGAAACGGCTGTAGAATTCGGAAGAATCTACAATAAAAACGGAGAATGGAAATTTGAGGCGGTAGGCGCAGGACAGCGTGACGGCCTTGACAAGTTTGTATCAATTTATCAGAATTAA
- a CDS encoding toxic anion resistance protein, whose product MDNQGNQPTDPYGSIEPLKTFEPAPMTPPVEPAQNAAPPVLVDREGNVNLTQMQSDDRQKYEVLANSIDEANPGSIVNYGAELQKTLSNQSDSFLGNVRRSNSGEVGVLINDLLVELNYVDVDELNSNKVKSFLSKLPFMKKVITQVENLFTKYDKIINNIEQISYKVNAGIITSTKDNAVLQTIFESNVNSIKQIEDLVIAGSLRMERAAAELAQMETAPQNYQDYQIADKRDFIARLDRRMADLKVVRVIMMQSLPQIRLVQNNNVSIAEKAQTILTTTLPVWKNQLSLAVAMYRQQQNIEIQQKVSSTTEEILRKNAERLGQNSVNVARANEQTIVSVETLKETTSMLINTLNEVKQIQKQGAESRRKLDQDLQTLEHELKANVRG is encoded by the coding sequence ATGGACAATCAGGGAAATCAGCCAACAGATCCATATGGGTCTATTGAGCCTCTTAAAACATTTGAACCGGCTCCAATGACGCCGCCGGTTGAGCCTGCCCAAAATGCAGCACCGCCGGTTCTTGTGGACAGGGAAGGAAATGTAAATCTGACGCAGATGCAGTCAGATGACCGTCAGAAATATGAAGTTTTGGCTAATTCAATTGATGAAGCCAATCCTGGATCTATCGTAAATTATGGAGCCGAACTTCAGAAAACACTTTCCAATCAGAGTGACAGCTTTCTAGGAAATGTAAGAAGATCCAATTCAGGAGAAGTTGGTGTATTGATCAACGACCTTTTGGTAGAACTTAATTATGTAGACGTAGATGAGCTGAACAGCAATAAAGTAAAAAGTTTCCTAAGCAAACTGCCGTTCATGAAAAAAGTCATAACGCAGGTAGAAAATCTGTTTACGAAATACGATAAAATCATCAATAATATCGAGCAGATCTCTTACAAGGTAAACGCAGGAATCATTACTTCTACAAAAGATAACGCTGTTCTTCAGACGATCTTTGAAAGTAACGTGAACTCTATCAAGCAAATTGAAGACCTTGTGATTGCAGGAAGCCTGAGAATGGAAAGAGCTGCCGCAGAATTGGCTCAGATGGAAACTGCTCCGCAGAACTATCAGGATTACCAGATTGCAGATAAAAGAGATTTCATTGCAAGACTGGACCGCAGAATGGCGGATCTTAAAGTGGTGCGTGTGATCATGATGCAGTCACTTCCGCAGATCAGACTGGTACAGAACAACAACGTTTCTATTGCAGAAAAAGCACAGACGATCCTTACGACAACGCTTCCGGTATGGAAAAACCAGCTGTCATTGGCTGTAGCGATGTACAGACAGCAGCAGAATATTGAAATTCAGCAGAAAGTATCTTCCACAACAGAAGAGATTTTAAGAAAGAATGCAGAACGTCTTGGCCAGAATTCAGTGAATGTTGCCAGAGCAAACGAACAAACCATTGTATCTGTAGAAACATTGAAAGAAACAACTTCAATGCTTATCAATACGCTGAATGAAGTAAAACAGATTCAGAAACAAGGTGCGGAAAGCAGAAGAAAACTGGATCAGGATCTTCAGACATTAGAACACGAATTAAAAGCAAACGTAAGAGGTTAA
- a CDS encoding TerD family protein — translation MAINLQKGQRINLKKEDGATLNQACVGINWGAIEKKGLFGTKKEAVDLDGSCILYDSNKNVTEVIYFGNLKSRNGSVKHSGDDLTGDVNGDDGLDNEVITVDFSQLEPNVEHVALVLNSYQGQDFGTIPFASIRIYEGTPTNVKEVFAKYDVANDASFSGHVAMVMGVFYKRNGEWKFNAIGDPTSDRKLEQTIQTVQMNYL, via the coding sequence ATGGCTATTAACTTACAAAAAGGTCAGAGAATCAACCTTAAAAAGGAGGACGGCGCAACGCTTAACCAGGCGTGTGTAGGGATCAACTGGGGGGCGATTGAAAAAAAAGGATTATTCGGAACTAAAAAAGAAGCAGTAGACTTAGACGGAAGCTGCATTTTATATGACTCAAACAAAAACGTTACAGAAGTAATTTACTTCGGAAACCTTAAATCCAGAAACGGTTCTGTAAAACACAGCGGAGACGATCTTACAGGGGACGTAAACGGTGATGACGGACTAGATAATGAAGTAATCACAGTAGATTTCAGCCAGCTGGAACCTAATGTAGAGCATGTTGCATTGGTACTGAACAGCTACCAGGGGCAGGACTTCGGAACCATTCCTTTTGCCTCCATCCGTATTTATGAGGGAACACCTACCAATGTGAAAGAAGTTTTTGCTAAATATGACGTTGCTAATGATGCTTCTTTCAGCGGTCACGTTGCCATGGTAATGGGAGTATTCTATAAGAGAAACGGAGAGTGGAAGTTCAATGCTATCGGAGACCCTACTTCTGACAGAAAACTGGAACAGACTATTCAGACCGTACAAATGAACTATTTGTAA